From Carettochelys insculpta isolate YL-2023 chromosome 22, ASM3395843v1, whole genome shotgun sequence, one genomic window encodes:
- the LOC142024783 gene encoding uncharacterized protein LOC142024783, whose translation MSGSRAAPVLQRDSEDMVAAAEPVTLEEVAVCFSEEEWALLAPGQRALYREVMQENYQTVRWLAGFPVPEADVISWVERGEALGVADLQGAEKGEIISDPHTAGEVMLLKNNEENLQWEEPEQVASCGMFLGSSESRVSQSPEHRETRVSQHSPERRQGNHAGEGQDNSSHGSRSVKNTKESEQQKTCGKSFTLNSHCTIRTGEKPYICPDCGRSFQLPSGLNDHQRTHTGERPFNCSDCGKSFSWCMSLKSHCRIHTGERPYNCPDCGKRFSRRSDLVKHRTVHIGEKPFRCSDCGKSFTRRPNLVTHQRTHTGETPYNCPDCGKVFRQRSNLVTHHRIHTGEKPFHCSDCGKSFSWSSSLKSHSRIHTGERPYSCSDCGKGFSQRSDFITHQKTHTGGKPFHCSDCGKSFSWSSSLKSHGRIHTGETPYSCSDCGKVFSHRSEFVTHQRIHTGEKPFSCPDCGKSFSRRPSLVTHQRIHTGETPFNCSDCGKSFCQRSSLIYHQRTHTGEKPFHCSDCGKSFSCSSSLKSHCRIHTGEAPYSCPDCGKRFRRRSNVVTHRRSHTGEKPFSCSYCQKSFSRSSHLVVHQRTHTGEKPFTCSDCGKSFCQRSSLVCHQRTHTGERPFSCSDCGNSFCQH comes from the exons atgtctggctccagagcagccccggtCCTGCAGAGAGACAGCGAGGATATGGTGGCGGCGGCGGAGCCAGTGACcttggaggaggtggctgtgtgtttctcCGAGGAGGAATGGGCactgctggccccggggcagagagccctctacagggaggtgatgcaggagaattaccaaaccgtgcgctggctgg CAGGATTTCCAGTTCCCgaagctgatgtgatctcctgggtggagcgaggggaggcgctgggggtcgcagatctccagggcgctgagaaaggggagatcatcagtgacccccacacag caggtgaggtgatgctgctcaagaACAACGAGGAGAATCTTCAATgggaagaaccagagcaagtggcctcctgtgggatgttcctgggaagctctgaaaGTCGTGTTTCTCAgagtcctgagcacagagagacccGTGTGAGTCAGCATAGCCCAGAAAGACggcagggaaaccatgcaggggagggacaggataactccagccatggaagcagaagtgtgaaaaacactaaagagagcgaacaacagaaaacctgtgggaaaagcttcactcttaacagtcattgtaccatccgcacaggagagaagccctatatctgccctgactgcgggagaagcttccagctgcCCTCAGGTCTTAATGatcaccagagaacccacactggagagagacccttcaactgctctgactgtgggaaaagcttctcgtGGTGCATGagccttaaaagtcattgcagaatccacacaggagagagaccttataactgtcctgactgtgggaaaaggttcagtcGGAGGTCAGACTTGGTTAAACATAGGACAGTCCACattggagagaaacccttccgctgctctgactgtgggaaaagcttcactCGGAGGCCAAACCTTGTTactcatcagagaacccacacaggagagacaccttataactgccctgactgtggaAAAGTGTTCAGGCAGAGGTCAAACCTTGTTACTCATCATAGAATCCACACTGGAGAGAAGCcgttccactgctctgactgtgggaaaagcttctcatggtcctcaagtcttaaaagtcatagcagaatccacactggagagagaccttatagctgctctgactgtggaaaAGGGTTCAGTCAGCGGTCAGACTTTATTACTCACCAGAAAACCCACACTGGAgggaaacccttccactgctctgattgtgggaaaagcttctcatggtcctcaagtcttaaaagtcatggcagaatccacacaggagagacaccttatagctgctctgactgtggaaaAGTGTTCAGCCACAGGTCAGAGTTTGTTactcatcagagaatccacacaggggaGAAGCCCTtcagctgccctgactgtgggaaaagcttcagtcggagGCCAAGCCTTGTTAcacatcagagaatccacacaggagagacacccttcaactgctctgactgtgggaaaagcttttgtcagcgcTCAAGTCTAAtttatcatcagagaacccacactggagagaaacccttccactgctctgactgtgggaaaagcttctcatgctcctcaagtcttaaaagtcattgcagaatccacacaggagaagcaccttatagctgccctgactgcGGGAAAAGGTTCAGACGGAGGTCAAATGTTGTTACACataggagaagccacacaggagagaaacccttcagctgctcttACTGCCAGAAAAGCTTCAGTCGGAGTTCTCACCTTGTTGTACATCAGAGAactcacacaggagagaaacccttcacctgctctgactgtgggaagagCTTTTGTCAGCGCTCAAGTCTTGTttgtcatcagagaacccacactggagagagaccTTTCAGCTGTTCTGACTGTGGGAATAGCTTTTGTCAGCATTAA